One genomic segment of Ancylobacter sp. IITR112 includes these proteins:
- a CDS encoding response regulator: MPKTVLIVEDNELNMKLFNDLLEAHGYITVGTRNGVEALDLARRHRPDLILMDIQLPEVSGLDVTRALKADPELKAIPVIAVTAFAMKGDEERIREGGCEAYLSKPISVAKFLETVRQFVPVP; encoded by the coding sequence ATGCCAAAGACTGTTCTGATCGTTGAAGACAATGAGCTCAATATGAAGCTCTTCAACGATCTGCTCGAAGCCCATGGCTATATCACGGTCGGCACGCGAAATGGCGTGGAGGCGCTGGACCTTGCGCGTCGCCATCGTCCCGATCTCATCCTGATGGACATCCAGCTCCCTGAGGTTTCAGGCCTCGATGTCACCCGCGCCCTGAAGGCCGATCCGGAACTCAAGGCAATTCCTGTTATCGCCGTCACCGCCTTCGCCATGAAGGGCGATGAGGAGCGGATTCGTGAAGGCGGCTGCGAGGCCTATTTGTCCAAGCCGATCTCGGTGGCGAAATTCCTGGAGACGGTGCGTCAATTCGTGCCGGTGCCCTGA
- a CDS encoding glycerophosphodiester phosphodiesterase family protein, which produces MARNGAPNAPDWLTARPIAHRALHDAARGIIENTPSAVEAAMARGYAIEVDIQLAADGEAMVFHDDTLERLTLAEGPAKTRTAAELKAIALRGTTDRMMTLAELLARVDGRVPLVIELKSHFDGDTAVAARAAEILADYEGPAALMSFDPALVAAIRELAPHIPRGITMEHRYDDPEWDILSPQTKQEWGTLLHLPRTQPDFIAHYVKELPSAAVDAARQQRPMPLLTWTVRTEEDRMTAARHADQMIFEGFLP; this is translated from the coding sequence ATGGCCCGCAACGGCGCCCCCAACGCACCGGACTGGCTTACCGCCCGGCCGATCGCCCATCGCGCGCTGCATGATGCGGCGCGCGGCATCATCGAGAACACGCCATCGGCCGTCGAGGCGGCGATGGCGCGGGGCTACGCTATCGAGGTCGACATCCAACTCGCCGCCGATGGCGAAGCGATGGTGTTTCATGATGACACTCTGGAGCGGCTGACACTGGCGGAAGGGCCGGCCAAGACCCGGACCGCCGCAGAGCTGAAAGCGATCGCGCTGCGCGGCACCACCGACCGGATGATGACGCTGGCGGAACTGCTCGCCCGCGTTGACGGACGGGTGCCACTGGTCATTGAGCTGAAGAGCCATTTTGACGGCGACACCGCCGTCGCCGCCCGCGCCGCGGAGATTCTCGCCGACTATGAAGGCCCGGCAGCGCTGATGTCGTTCGATCCCGCCTTGGTCGCCGCCATCCGCGAATTGGCGCCGCATATTCCGCGCGGTATCACCATGGAGCACCGCTACGACGACCCGGAGTGGGATATTCTCAGTCCACAGACCAAGCAGGAATGGGGCACGCTGCTGCACCTGCCCCGCACGCAGCCCGACTTTATCGCCCATTATGTGAAGGAGCTGCCGTCGGCAGCCGTCGACGCCGCCCGCCAGCAGCGCCCCATGCCGCTGCTGACCTGGACCGTGCGAACGGAGGAAGACCGGATGACAGCCGCCCGCCATGCCGACCAGATGATTTTCGAAGGCTTCCTGCCATAG
- a CDS encoding DUF3572 domain-containing protein, translating to MKRRNSRPPSQIDAARQVALGALGFLAGDPERIGPFLAESGLSPADLRGVAGSSAFHVALLDYLINRQDLLVAHAAEAEIDPGHVVAAREILFHADMADD from the coding sequence ATGAAACGCCGCAACTCCCGCCCCCCCTCTCAGATCGACGCGGCCCGGCAGGTGGCCCTCGGCGCCCTCGGCTTCCTCGCCGGCGACCCCGAGCGCATCGGCCCCTTTCTGGCGGAAAGCGGGCTGTCGCCGGCCGATCTACGCGGCGTCGCGGGCTCGTCCGCCTTCCATGTCGCGCTGCTCGACTATCTCATCAACCGCCAGGATCTACTGGTCGCACACGCCGCCGAGGCGGAGATCGACCCCGGCCATGTCGTGGCGGCGCGGGAAATTCTCTTTCACGCCGATATGGCCGACGACTGA
- a CDS encoding cell envelope integrity EipB family protein, translated as MPSASLSRLAVAALLLGASALPAMAIQLSPHRATYAVSLDASKSGTRINGAEGRIVYEMRGSACAGYSVQLRQDTQLATEGGRVNSAVSTATWEDGEGKSYRFRVSNRINGETTEEADGVAERKDGELTVRATKPEAETVMLGKNILLPTQHVLRLISSAESGEAVLEAPVFDGSPDAKKVYDTLAVIGRGTTDAKGLEQAAMTGDLAGRPRFPVTISYFERGGASQTPDYVISFDMFDNGVSRKLKLDYGEFALNGTLISYEALPKEECAQ; from the coding sequence ATGCCGTCCGCCTCTCTCTCCCGCCTTGCCGTCGCCGCCCTTCTGCTCGGCGCGTCCGCCCTGCCGGCCATGGCGATCCAGCTTTCACCGCACCGTGCCACCTACGCGGTGTCGCTCGACGCCAGTAAATCCGGCACTCGGATCAATGGTGCCGAAGGGCGCATCGTCTACGAGATGCGCGGCAGCGCCTGCGCCGGCTATTCCGTCCAACTGCGGCAGGACACCCAACTGGCAACCGAGGGCGGGCGGGTCAACAGCGCGGTGTCGACCGCGACCTGGGAGGATGGCGAGGGCAAATCCTATCGCTTCCGCGTCTCGAACCGCATCAATGGCGAAACCACCGAGGAAGCCGATGGCGTGGCCGAGCGCAAGGATGGCGAACTGACGGTGAGGGCGACCAAGCCGGAGGCCGAGACCGTCATGCTCGGCAAGAACATATTGCTGCCCACGCAGCATGTGCTGAGGCTGATCTCCAGCGCGGAAAGCGGTGAGGCGGTGCTGGAGGCTCCGGTCTTCGACGGCTCGCCGGACGCGAAAAAGGTCTATGATACCCTCGCCGTCATCGGCCGGGGAACGACGGACGCCAAGGGGCTCGAACAGGCGGCCATGACCGGCGACCTGGCGGGCCGTCCCCGCTTTCCCGTGACCATCAGCTATTTCGAGCGCGGCGGCGCCAGCCAGACCCCCGATTACGTCATAAGCTTCGACATGTTCGACAATGGCGTGAGCCGCAAGCTCAAGCTCGATTATGGCGAGTTCGCGCTGAACGGCACGCTCATTTCCTACGAGGCGCTGCCGAAGGAGGAGTGCGCCCAGTAG
- a CDS encoding DNA polymerase IV: MARAPAFCRDCLADAGEERRCTRCGSPRLLRHAELDTLHVAHIDCDAFYAAVEKRDNPALRDRPVIIGGGKRGVVSTACYLARVTGVRSAMPMFKALALCPEAVVIKPDMAKYVAVGRQIRERFLRLTPLVEPLSIDEAFLDLAGTELLHGESPARALARLARSVEAEIGVTISIGLAPNKFLAKMASELDKPRGFAVIGAQEATEFLAPRSVGAIWGVGKATQERLAREGYRTIADLQAADETTLARRFGNEGLRLWRLARGIDARTVNPERETKSVSTETTFDTDIADFRTLEQELYRLTRKLSDRLKLADLAGRTVTLKLKTADFRLITRSRSLEDPTRLAHRIFDHARELLVRETDGRRFRLIGVGVSELADPALADPADLVDTTATKRGLAEQATDALRARFGKAIIERGIALDAGRRHGPEQPHRNRPDDEEGEGAPTGRTPPSAAPRRK, from the coding sequence ATGGCACGCGCGCCGGCCTTCTGTCGCGACTGCCTCGCGGATGCCGGCGAGGAGCGACGCTGCACACGGTGCGGCAGCCCGCGCCTGCTGCGCCACGCCGAGCTCGACACGCTACATGTCGCCCACATCGACTGCGACGCGTTTTATGCCGCGGTGGAGAAGCGCGACAACCCCGCGCTGCGCGACCGACCCGTGATCATCGGCGGCGGCAAGCGCGGCGTGGTGTCGACCGCCTGCTATCTCGCGCGGGTGACGGGCGTGCGCTCGGCCATGCCGATGTTCAAGGCCCTCGCCCTCTGCCCGGAGGCCGTGGTGATCAAGCCCGACATGGCGAAATATGTCGCTGTGGGCCGCCAGATCCGCGAGCGCTTCCTGCGACTCACCCCGCTCGTCGAGCCCCTCTCCATCGACGAGGCGTTTCTCGATCTCGCGGGTACCGAACTGCTCCATGGTGAAAGCCCGGCGCGGGCGCTCGCCCGGTTGGCCCGGTCGGTGGAAGCCGAGATCGGCGTCACCATTTCCATCGGCCTCGCCCCCAACAAATTTCTCGCCAAAATGGCCTCCGAGCTCGACAAGCCGCGTGGCTTCGCCGTGATCGGCGCACAGGAGGCGACGGAATTCCTCGCGCCGCGAAGTGTCGGCGCCATTTGGGGAGTCGGCAAGGCGACCCAGGAACGGCTCGCGCGCGAGGGATACCGCACCATCGCCGACCTTCAGGCTGCCGACGAGACCACGCTTGCCCGCCGTTTCGGCAATGAAGGGTTGCGGCTCTGGCGGCTGGCGCGCGGCATCGACGCCCGCACCGTCAATCCCGAACGTGAGACCAAAAGCGTCTCGACCGAGACCACCTTCGACACCGACATCGCCGATTTCCGGACGCTGGAGCAGGAGCTCTACCGCCTGACCCGCAAACTCTCGGATCGGCTGAAACTCGCCGACCTCGCCGGCCGCACCGTGACGCTCAAGCTGAAGACCGCCGATTTCCGGCTGATCACCCGATCGCGCTCACTTGAAGACCCGACGCGCCTCGCCCACCGCATCTTCGATCATGCCCGCGAACTACTCGTCCGCGAAACCGATGGGCGGCGGTTCCGGCTCATCGGGGTCGGCGTGTCCGAACTCGCCGACCCCGCGCTGGCCGATCCGGCCGATCTCGTCGACACCACCGCCACAAAGCGCGGGCTGGCGGAGCAGGCGACCGACGCGCTGCGGGCACGCTTCGGCAAGGCGATCATCGAGCGCGGCATCGCCCTCGACGCGGGGCGCCGGCACGGGCCGGAGCAGCCGCACCGCAACCGGCCGGACGATGAGGAGGGCGAGGGCGCGCCTACTGGGCGCACTCCTCCTTCGGCAGCGCCTCGTAGGAAATGA
- the rpmG gene encoding 50S ribosomal protein L33, with amino-acid sequence MAKATTIKIKLVSSADTGFFYVTKKNSRTMTDKLVVKKYDPVARKHVEFREGKIK; translated from the coding sequence ATGGCCAAGGCAACGACCATCAAGATCAAGCTCGTGTCGAGCGCCGACACCGGCTTCTTTTACGTGACCAAGAAGAATTCGCGCACCATGACCGACAAGCTGGTCGTGAAGAAGTACGATCCCGTGGCGCGCAAGCATGTCGAATTCCGCGAAGGCAAGATCAAGTGA
- a CDS encoding RidA family protein — MSGTVEAKLAALGITIPAASAPAANYVPFVISGNQLWISGQISMANGNFMTGKLAGEPDIEAGRAAARQCGINLIAQIKAALGDLDRVKRVVKLVGFVNSGPDFTDQPKVVNGCSDLFVEVFGDAGRHARSAVGVAQLPFNVSVEVEAVVEFA, encoded by the coding sequence ATGTCCGGAACGGTTGAGGCCAAGCTCGCGGCCCTCGGCATCACCATCCCTGCGGCCAGCGCCCCGGCCGCGAATTATGTGCCCTTCGTCATCAGTGGCAACCAGTTGTGGATCTCCGGCCAGATCTCGATGGCCAATGGCAACTTCATGACCGGCAAGCTCGCCGGCGAGCCCGATATCGAAGCGGGGCGCGCGGCCGCCCGCCAGTGCGGCATCAATCTGATCGCCCAGATCAAGGCGGCGCTGGGCGATCTCGACCGGGTGAAGCGGGTGGTGAAGCTGGTCGGCTTCGTCAATTCGGGACCGGACTTCACTGACCAGCCCAAGGTGGTGAATGGCTGCTCCGACCTGTTCGTCGAGGTGTTCGGCGATGCCGGGCGGCACGCGCGCTCGGCCGTCGGCGTGGCGCAACTACCGTTCAATGTCAGCGTGGAAGTGGAAGCGGTAGTCGAGTTCGCCTGA
- a CDS encoding GNAT family N-acetyltransferase: MSDETFRLRVESDIASLRYDAWDRCAAASDNESGSVGNPFVSHAFLSSLEESGSVGAATGWLPQHLVLEGSEGEILGVCPAYLKSHSQGEYVFDHGWAEAFERAGGRYYPKLQVSVPFTPATGPRLLAANGAQAETVRQALAGGLVALAKLRQVSSVHATFLAPADSEALEAEGFLPRMDQQFHWRNEGYADFEAFLDALASRKRKQIRRERREALEDGVTIHWLTGSDLTEEVWDAFFRFYMETGSRKWGRPYLTRSFYSLIGQRMPERILLVMARRAGRWIAGAINFIGADALYGRHWGAIEHHPFLHFEVCYHQAIDFAIQHRLLRVEAGAQGEHKLARGYMPVITRSAHFIADPQFRAAVAHYLERERRYVAEAGAELSELGPFRQQVEAERGDEP, encoded by the coding sequence ATGTCTGACGAAACGTTTCGCCTGCGCGTCGAGAGCGACATAGCTTCGCTTCGATACGACGCATGGGACCGCTGCGCCGCCGCTTCGGACAACGAGTCAGGATCGGTCGGCAACCCATTCGTCAGTCACGCCTTTCTCTCCTCTCTGGAGGAATCCGGCTCCGTCGGCGCGGCGACGGGATGGCTGCCGCAGCATCTCGTGCTGGAAGGGTCGGAAGGCGAGATTCTCGGCGTCTGCCCCGCCTATCTGAAGTCGCACTCACAGGGCGAATATGTGTTCGACCATGGCTGGGCCGAGGCGTTCGAGCGCGCTGGTGGGCGCTATTATCCCAAGCTTCAGGTCAGCGTGCCCTTCACTCCCGCCACCGGCCCCCGGCTGCTGGCCGCCAATGGCGCGCAGGCGGAAACGGTGCGGCAAGCGCTCGCTGGCGGTCTGGTCGCTCTGGCGAAGCTGCGGCAGGTCTCGTCCGTTCATGCCACCTTCCTCGCGCCGGCCGATAGTGAGGCTCTGGAGGCAGAGGGCTTCCTGCCGCGCATGGACCAGCAGTTCCACTGGCGTAATGAAGGCTACGCTGATTTCGAGGCGTTCCTGGACGCCCTCGCCTCGCGCAAGCGCAAGCAAATACGCCGCGAGCGCCGGGAAGCGCTGGAGGACGGCGTCACCATCCATTGGCTCACCGGCTCAGACCTCACGGAGGAGGTTTGGGACGCCTTTTTCCGCTTCTACATGGAAACCGGTTCGCGCAAATGGGGCCGCCCCTACCTCACCCGCAGTTTTTACTCGCTGATCGGCCAGCGCATGCCGGAACGCATCCTTCTGGTCATGGCCCGGCGCGCCGGCCGCTGGATCGCGGGTGCCATCAACTTCATCGGCGCCGACGCGCTTTACGGCCGGCACTGGGGCGCCATCGAGCATCACCCCTTCCTGCATTTCGAGGTCTGCTACCATCAAGCCATCGACTTCGCGATCCAGCATCGTCTGCTCCGGGTGGAGGCTGGCGCGCAGGGGGAGCACAAGCTGGCGCGCGGCTATATGCCGGTGATCACCCGATCGGCCCACTTCATCGCCGATCCTCAGTTCCGCGCCGCCGTCGCGCATTATCTCGAGCGCGAGCGCCGTTACGTCGCCGAGGCTGGCGCGGAACTGAGCGAGCTCGGCCCGTTTCGTCAGCAGGTCGAGGCCGAGCGCGGCGACGAGCCTTGA
- a CDS encoding MFS transporter, with product MHAPAAARPVNIASIAAAIAAISAVGLGLALSIPLLAFELHDRGAASTWIGLNTAVGGLATIALAPFLPDLVRRFGAGPLLLAAILSAALSLLAFKITPSFALWFPLRFIYGAALCVLFVVSEFWINAAAPSDRRGLVIGIYGTVLSIGFAGGPAILSLVGTQGWAPYLCGAAFFIVAGIPVLIGAAGAPAIEKESTSGGVWTLMRIAPAATLAAFIFGAVETGIINFLPLYGLTRGLDAGEAALLLTVAELGNVALQLPLGLLSDKVDRRRLLLGCGIVSLAGALLIPSLAIDGWALWIVAFLTTGIVAGLYTVGLALLGARFDGAALATANAAFVMLYSIGLTVGPTAVGGGMQLVEPNGFAWAIAGFLVLYVVVVAGQIWRDR from the coding sequence ATGCATGCCCCCGCCGCCGCTCGCCCGGTCAATATCGCCTCCATCGCCGCCGCCATTGCCGCCATCTCCGCCGTCGGCCTCGGCCTCGCTTTGTCGATTCCGCTCCTCGCCTTCGAATTGCACGACCGGGGCGCCGCCTCCACCTGGATCGGCCTGAACACGGCAGTCGGCGGGCTCGCAACCATAGCATTGGCGCCGTTTCTGCCGGATCTGGTGCGCCGTTTCGGCGCCGGACCGCTGCTGCTCGCGGCAATTCTGAGCGCGGCGCTGAGCCTGCTCGCCTTCAAGATCACCCCCTCCTTCGCGCTCTGGTTTCCGCTGCGCTTCATCTATGGCGCGGCCTTGTGCGTGCTGTTCGTGGTCAGCGAGTTCTGGATCAACGCCGCCGCCCCGAGCGACCGGCGCGGGCTGGTGATCGGTATCTATGGCACCGTGCTGTCCATAGGCTTCGCCGGCGGGCCCGCCATACTAAGCCTTGTCGGCACGCAGGGCTGGGCCCCCTATCTGTGCGGCGCGGCGTTCTTCATCGTCGCCGGCATTCCCGTGCTGATAGGCGCCGCCGGCGCCCCCGCCATCGAGAAGGAAAGCACGTCCGGCGGGGTGTGGACGCTCATGCGCATCGCGCCGGCGGCGACGCTCGCCGCCTTCATCTTCGGCGCGGTGGAAACCGGCATCATCAATTTTCTCCCGCTTTACGGGCTCACCCGCGGGCTCGATGCCGGAGAGGCCGCCCTGCTGCTCACCGTCGCCGAGCTGGGCAATGTGGCGCTGCAACTGCCGCTCGGCCTGCTCAGCGACAAGGTCGACCGGCGCCGGCTGCTGCTCGGCTGCGGCATTGTCAGCCTCGCCGGGGCGCTGCTCATCCCCTCCCTCGCCATTGATGGCTGGGCCTTGTGGATCGTCGCCTTCCTGACCACGGGAATCGTTGCCGGCCTTTACACGGTTGGGCTCGCCCTGCTCGGCGCCCGCTTCGACGGCGCGGCGCTCGCCACCGCCAATGCCGCCTTCGTCATGCTGTACTCGATCGGCCTCACCGTCGGCCCGACTGCCGTTGGCGGCGGCATGCAACTCGTTGAGCCAAATGGTTTCGCCTGGGCGATTGCTGGTTTTCTCGTGCTCTATGTCGTGGTGGTGGCCGGACAGATTTGGCGCGATCGCTGA